One genomic window of Saccopteryx bilineata isolate mSacBil1 chromosome 4, mSacBil1_pri_phased_curated, whole genome shotgun sequence includes the following:
- the C4H15orf62 gene encoding uncharacterized protein C15orf62 homolog, mitochondrial yields METWRKGSFRNASFFKRLSLARPQRLRRQGSVLSQASMAGGDHEEYSNREVVRELRGRSDGRRLPLWGDEQPRTTLLAPPKPPRLYRESSSCPNILEPSSAYTSAYSATLPSALSLADTLHEYSGEDLSDTTSFQRTPALDLNDPFFSFKVDLGISLLEEVLQMLREQFPSELTSEWGEGGQRCGD; encoded by the coding sequence ATGGAAACCTGGCGGAAAGGCTCCTTCCGCAATGCCTCTTTCTTCAAGCGGTTGAGCCTGGCACGGCCTCAGCGACTCCGGCGACAGGGCAGTGTGCTGAGCCAGGCTAGCATGGCTGGCGGGGACCACGAGGAGTACAGCAACAGAGAGGTTGTCCGGGAGCTTCGAGGGAGATCAGATGGCCGGCGCCTGCCACTGTGGGGGGACGAGCAGCCCCGGACGACCCTTCTGGCCCCACCCAAGCCCCCGCGCCTTTACCGAGAGAGCTCCAGCTGCCCCAACATCCTGGAGCCCTCATCTGCCTACACTTCTGCCTACTCAGCTACTCTGCCCTCAGCACTCTCTCTGGCAGACACCCTCCATGAATACTCTGGGGAGGACCTTTCGGACACTACCTCCTTCCAGAGGACACCTGCTCTGGACCTTAATGATCCCTTCTTCTCCTTCAAGGTGGACCTGGGGATTTCACTTCTTGAGGAAGTTCTACAGATGCTGAGGGAGCAATTTCCCAGTGAGCTCACTTCTGAATGGGGTGAGGGTGGGCAGAGGTGTGGTGACTAA